One segment of Setaria viridis chromosome 4, Setaria_viridis_v4.0, whole genome shotgun sequence DNA contains the following:
- the LOC117853267 gene encoding uncharacterized protein — protein sequence MFKKSFSCSFAAGEFLLPPLCLPNPYCSSVPPSLSSTLYYNTPMHPLQEPTFSGKLLMGLTMLKNCFIFILALIIFVQYASATDWAGDASRTKEYSFPNLVNSPSLPPYKDVIGGGGPSTPAADADAVPPPPPYCVYPPPAKPAMPAPLPPVASPPGAPPSPSAVSPSIAPGISPPPMPGASPPAGSPSIVAPGSSAPPQPLFMPPVAFPAPPPGQAVRRGMWCVANPKVASAVVQTAMDYACGSGADCGMAAPGGPCYLPDTLTSHASYAFNSYWQRTKATGGTCDFAGTAMLVTRDPSYEGCKYVSM from the exons ATGTTTAAAAAATCATTCTCATGCAGCTTTGCAGCTGGTGAATTCTTGCTGCCTCCCCTTTGCCTGCCCAATCCATACTGTTCGTCTGTTCCCCCATCACTTTCCAGCACCCTATACTATAACACTCCCATGCATCCTCTTCAGGAGCCCACATTTTCTGGCAAACTCCTCATGGGGCTAACCATGCTCAAGAACTGCTTCATTTTCATCCTAGCACTCATCATCTTCGTGCAATATG CTTCGGCAACAGATTGGGCAGGTGACGCGtcaaggacaaaggagtactcGTTCCCCAACCTCGTGAATTCGCCGTCGTTGCCACCGTACAAAGAcgtcatcggcggcggcggcccatcAACTCCAGCAGCCGATGCCGATGCCgttccgccgccacctccctacTGCGTGTACCCTCCCCCCGCAAAGCCTGCCATGCCAGCCCCGTTGCCGCCGGTGGCGAGCCCGCCCGGCGCGCCCCCGTCACCGTCAGCCGTCTCGCCGTCCATCGCGCCGGGCATCAGCCCACCGCCGATGCCCGGCGCGTCCCCGCCGGCCGGCTCGCCATCCATCGTCGCGCCGGGCAGCAGCGCTCCGCCGCAGCCGCTGTTCATGCCGCCGGTGGCGTTCCCGGCGCCCCCGCCGGGGCAGGCGGTGCGGCGGGGGATGTGGTGCGTGGCGAACCCGAAGGTGGCGAGCGCCGTGGTGCAGACGGCGATGGACTACGCGTGCGGGTCGGGCGCGGACTGCGGCATGGCGGCGCCCGGCGGGCCGTGCTACCTGCCGGACACGCTGACTTCGCACGCGTCCTACGCCTTCAACAGCTACTGGCAGCGCACCAAGGCCACCGGCGGGACCTGCGACTTCGCCGGCACCGCCATGCTCGTCACCAGAGATCCCA GTTATGAAGGTTGCAAATACGTTTCCATGTGA
- the LOC117852389 gene encoding uncharacterized protein encodes MSLLSKLRLITVDVTGTLIAYKGHLGDYYCMAAKSAGMPCPDYNRMHEGFKLAYTEMARQYPCFGFAAKMPNIEWWRTCVKNSFVKAGYDYDEETFEKIFRRIYSAFGSSAPYSAFPDAQPFLRWAREKGLTVGIVSNAEYRYKDVILPALGLNQGSEWDFGVFSGVVGVEKPDPRIYKLALEMAGNIAPEEALHIGDSMRKDYIPARSIGMQALLLDRFKTADAESWRQSGTTVLPDLVATQEWLTKNQNEEPKHETVAAQVLNRMSEKLKMGA; translated from the exons ATGTCTCTCCTCTCGAAGTTACGCTTGATCACCGTGGATGTGACTGGTACACTGATCGCCTACAAAGGACATCTTGGGGATTACTACTGTATGGCAGCTAAGTCAGCTGGGATGCCATGTCCTGACTATAACCGCATGCATGAGGGCTTCAAGCTTGCATACACTGAGATGGCAAGACAGTATCCATGCTTTGGATTTGCAGCAAAGATGCCAAACATTGAATGGTGGAGGACTTGTGTTAAGAACTCATTTGTTAAG GCTGGCTATGATTATGATGAGGAGACATTTGAGAAAATCTTCAGGCGCATTTATTCTGCTTTTGGCTCCTCTGCGCCATACTCTGCATTTCCTGATGCACAGCCCTTCCTGAGGTGGGCGCGGGAGAAGGGACTCACAGTTGGGATTGTCAGCAATGCAGAGTACCGCTACAAAGATGTAATCTTACCAGCTTTAGGGTTGAATCAG GGCTCGGAATGGGACTTTGGGGTCTTTTCAGGCGTTGTTGGTGTTGAGAAACCAGATCCAAGAATTTACAAGTTAGCGCTCGAGATGGCAGGAAACATTGCGCCAGAAGAAGCACTCCACATAGGTGACAGCATGCGGAAGGACTACATCCCTGCAAGGAGCATTGGGATGCAAGCGCTGCTCCTGGACCGGTTCAAGACCGCTGACGCTGAGAGCTGGAGGCAGTCTGGCACGACGGTGCTACCCGACCTGGTTGCCACTCAGGAGTGGCTCACCAAGAACCAGAATGAGGAGCCGAAGCATGAGACAGTAGCAGCTCAAGTGCTGAACAGAATGTCTGAAAAGCTCAAGATGGGGGCTTAA
- the LOC117852388 gene encoding ALA-interacting subunit 3 has translation MSSHAAGTSNGGSVDAAAAGAARRNTRMPKYSKFTQQELPACKPILTPKWVVSVFFIVGVIFVPIGVVSLLAARDVVEIIDRYDEACVPGNMTDNKLAYIQNETISKECIRNLTVTKDMKQPIFVYYELDNFYQNHRRYVKSRNDAQLRDKRKANQTSACEPEKTTANGQPIVPCGLIAWSLFNDTYSFTRGNDNLTVDKKDISWKSDREHKFGKDVYPSNFQNGALKGGATLNPTVPLSEQEDLIVWMRTAALPTFRKLYGRIYFDLKENDTITVRLSNNYNTYSFGGKKKLVLSTATWLGGKNDFLGFAYLIVGGLCIFLAFAFTLLYFIKPRKLGDHNYLSWNRHPAGR, from the exons ATGAGCAGCCATGCGGCCGGGACCAGCAACGGCGGATCCGTGGAtgcggccgccgcgggcgcggccaGGAGGAACACCCGGATGCCCAAGT ATTCCAAGTTCACACAGCAGGAGCTGCCGGCTTGTAAGCCAATTCTTACTCCAAAATGG GTTGTCTCGGTGTTCTTCATCGTTGGTGTCATTTTTGTTCCCATCGGTGTTGTTTCGCTGCTAGCTGCACGAGAT GTTGTTGAGATTATTGATCGGTACGATGAGGCGTGTGTGCCAGGCAACATGACTGATAACAAGCTTGCTTACATCCAGAATGAAACCATATCCAAAGAATGCATAAGGAATCTAACG GTTACGAAGGATATGAAGCAGCCAATATTTGTGTATTACGAACTCGATAACTTCTACCAGAACCATAGGAG GTATGTAAAGAGCCGAAATGATGCACAGCTAAGAGATAAGCGTAAAGCTAACCAGACATCCGCCTGTGAACCTGAGAAGACCACGGCTAATGGACAACCAATTGTTCCTTGTGGTCTTATTGCTTGGAGCTTGTTTAATGATACATATAGTTTCACTCGTGGTAATGATAACTTGACGGTGGACAAGAAAGACATCTCCTGGAAGAGTGATAGGGAGCACAAATTTGGCAAAGATGTCTATCCGAGCAACTTCCAGAATGGTGCACTTAAAGGTGGAGCAACTCTTAACCCAACGGTCCCG TTGAGCGAGCAAGAGGACCTCATTGTTTGGATGAGGACAGCAGCACTTCCTACTTTCAGAAAGTTATATGGGAGGATATACTTTGACCTCAAGGAGAATGACACAATAACAGTGAGGTTGAGTAACAACTACAATACATATAGCTTCGGTGGCAAGAAAAAGCTGGTCCTATCCACTGCAACTTGGCTCGGAGGGAAGAACGATTTTCTTGGCTTTGCATACCTTATAGTTGGTGGGCTCTGCATTTTCCTGGCATTCGCATTCACCTTGCTGTACTTCATAAAACCAAG GAAACTGGGAGACCACAACTACTTGTCCTGGAACAGGCACCCTGCAGGCCGCTAA